The following nucleotide sequence is from Bactrocera oleae isolate idBacOlea1 chromosome 2, idBacOlea1, whole genome shotgun sequence.
CAACAAGAACAGTAACAACCACAGCACTGCATTTCAATAAGTCTCGCCTTGCTTATCTGACACTTGACATACTTTCTTGTTGACTGCATTTTTCGTCTCTCATCTTTCTGTGAAAGTTCGGGCGCAGCGAAGAACAACAAAGCGAGCGGAGTGATTCTCACTTTTAGCCGCACTTACcaaatacattaaatattttatttgcatacttgAATGGCAGCAACGGCCCTTTTGAGACGAAATTCGTAAATGCAAAGCTTTTAAGCCGAGCAGATAGTTGTTTATGCAGTTAAgtgaaaactttacaaaaacaacaacaacaacgccactTAATGAATCAATAGAAACAACTTAAATAATTGTGAACTTAATGCTGCAGTCCAATTGTAGCCGGATCATCAACTAGGTCAAATAAagtgtaaattaaatttcaaaacatttccaCAAAAGTTGGTATTCGAGTACCAAATTTTGGTCTCCTGATAGCCGTAAGGATACTTGTCATCTACCCTCCTTAACCAAGTGTTATGCAATTTTAGTTCTTGTCAGCGGTCGCTGAATACcataaattcataatataatattaaaatattaaagtacaATAAAAACAGCATAGATACGTTAGGCGTCTTTCCACCTTGAATGGAAAAAGTTTCAGCATTgtttattaatacaaaaatatccgAAAGATTATTAAGATGAGCCATATTGCTGATAATAACAAGTTTGAATTGGTATCACAACGTAGTTGAAGAAGAGTCACTTTAGGTTCATAGGCAATTCGAACTCTTCTTCTGCTAAAGGTGGTGTTTTGATTCCATGGACGCCATTCCCCCGGAGACAGTTAAAGAAGGTGTTAATAGCTCCACGAACGTTTAGTGTATGTCTGAAGTGCAGTTGCGTCCATAGACTGTTCTGTAAAATGTGCAATATCGTTGATGTAATCAAGCAATTATTTGTTGATGCTCCTAGCGATAGACTACGCTCCAGTGGAGGACTGCAAAGGTGGATTCTGTTAAAACAATCGAGTAGaagcagaaaaatttatgatctCTGATCGCAatttattatgtaaaatattgtcGGTAGAAGGATAGCTAACTAGAGAAGACATCAACGGTACACAATGCTTCAGGTAATTCAAGGCAACGTATCAGATCGAATTCtgtgaaaaatcaaataattgacAAGGAATAACGAAAGGCAAataccaataaaaatataaattaaaatattggtaAAACTTGTGTATGAAATTTATCTGCCATTATAGTCTTACCTTCCGCAATCACGTctgcaattttaaatttacatataaaaaacgcATTAATTTATTTGGCACTCATCCAATATGCGCTTTACCAATTAATGCTCTCAGGAAGAACCAATCACAGACACAAAGTTGTCTGCCTGCTGGCAAAATTAACAAACTCTTTGTGTCAGCGCCAGTGATTGGGTAACTGTATATAAGCACGTTGCGTCCAACATCCATCCTTCCATTCCCACTGTGGCTAAAGAATTAAGGCGTTCGTGAGAATAAGGGCAATTATGTAAAAATGAACATTGCGGGTAATTTGTTGAGAGGCGAGCAGAATAAATAAGTTTTGTGgcgtttatttttattcatgaaaatttgtttaattgctaaaggaaaagtaaataatttaaataaacggaaaaaacgttaacttcggttgcaccgaagctataataccattcacaagtacaaaggtttcttacaagaacaTGAGTCCGAgctaattttgtgaaaatacctcatcaaatgaaaaacttttccatgcaagcactttattccgatcgttcagttaatattgcagctatatgccatagtggttcgatatcggccgttccgacaaatgagcagcttcttagtgatgAAAGGacgggtgtaaaatttcagatcgatggcTTAAATACTAGTTCGTATATacgtatacagacagacagacggacaggcagtTTTCATTCAACAGTTTAATTCTCGAAAAATGTTATTGGTAGATCACGTCAGCGTCTCTTAACCACACGGCATTATCGCAGCGTCAATTTATTGTAGTTTCATATTCATTGTTGTTGCCGACTAATTGCGTTAAATGTAATTGACAGCGACTTCATGGGGCAGAAACGATAAGAACAGCAATCACaatttcatgccaaatttttacCACCGCTATAATAGCTTGCTGCTTTCCGTCATACGTTTACATTTCTGAAGTAATATTTATTCCTCTGTTACATAGCACATGTGTACATACGTTGACGTTTTCGTTTTCCTTAACTCAGACCTTGGCAGCTGCGTCCGCTTGCCGTGTTGCAATCATAATTTTCAACTGCCACTGCCGCAGCTTAATTTGACACACCTCGCATGCCAATCGCCTGCATCAGCTGTCGTTAAATATCTTAACCGTACATTGTCATTCCGTTATGTTTGCTGACAACAGTGAACGCAATCTGTAAACACTgtaggaaaatatattatatatttacaatctTAAAATGTAGTTACTAAAGCGTCGTTATGTATTTAGTCTTCTTCAATCTGCAGAGGTATTCACAGGCATTCATTAACCGGCTGAGAATTTTAAACCAATTTGAGAAAGAAacaaaatgtgtatattttttctgtAAATTTCCTCATTTTCAGTGTAACAGCAACCTACAAGTATTTGTATTGGTATGGCTATGTCGAATTTTATTTGTGCACCGATATCCTTGCCCTGCTGGTTTTCTTTACGTTGCGAGCATTAACTCGTATTCtcattatttcattaatttttttacttgtttcttaTGATCGTCGTTTTAATGACCATGATACAGCTATAACAACGGATGTATAACTGCAAATTTATGCCTGCATGTTTACTCAAGGAAACTCAGCTATGTAATGTTGTAGCGACTGGTAAACGGAACTGATATATAATACTCGAAATGCTATGCATTGAGTTATCATTATATATCGTTTTgtaattttgcatacgtccatTTCTCTCCAAAAATctgtttatttgtcggaaccgttgttatcggaccactgtaacCGAAGTAAAATAAGATGTTTCCAACTTTGTAATATGTCCTCTATAGATTTAGAGCTTTGCGCCTTAATATCGAATACTTAAAAGATTCAGGAACTATCTTCAGACTTTGGTGTACATCGAGTCTGCTTTTAACTCCACCACTGATTCTTAGGTCTTGATATATCTTCCGCGAACCAAGGTAATTATTATTAAGTAAATCACTTTCAAACACATCCTCACAATTGGAACAAACCCTTTCAATGGCTACTCAATTTGTATCCGTTACTGTTGTTCCCCATTCGCAACATCAGAAAACAAACCGAAAGCCTTTGAAAAACAGTTGTACCTTTTGGAGCTACTTGTAAACTGCAATTAAAAGAAAAGATCATCAACTAGTAACCTTAAAACTGAAAATGTGAATTTGCACAAAAGCTTCTCCTTCTGCAGCTTTTATTTCCATTGCTTTGATTTTTTCTCATTCTgcttatgtacaaatatatctCATTCTGGTTTTATTTCTCTTTCATTACTACAGCTCAAGTGATCAGCTGAATACGGACATGCACGAAGAAGATTTCACCGCAAATAAGCAGGCGGAAAAGGAAGACGAGGTAGACGTATATGCGCCAGCACAACCATTCTGTCAGCAATCGATGGCCCTGCAACGCCTGCAATTCGCGCATTCAGCATCGGTGGCGTCCGTGGCATCAATGTCACCGGCAACAACACCGCCACTTTCATCGCTGTCGCCAACTCAAGCTGCCGCCACATCAACAAATGTATTGAATAAGAAAcagaaacaacagcaacaacaacagtatcaCCAGTCACCAATAAAAAGCTCAAGCACGTCGACAGCCCAGCCAATAATTTCAGAGCCCACAGTAGTGGcttaccagcaacaacaacaactgctgcCATACAGACAGCACGCACACCGAATCACACACCAGCAACGACAACCACAACAATCGCAAGCAGAGCAAATGATTTCCGCAACCGGTGTCAGCGCCTCAGCGGCCGCAGCTTATaaacggcaacaacaaaaactgcgAAAACTACGCGAACTGCACTCACTCGCCTTGGAGGGTGGCGACACGGCGCGCGGTTATTGCTCCTGCGACGAGCAATGGACCTCATCATCGCCGACCACTTCCGGCTCGCCAACACTCTCGTGCACCGAAGGACACGAAAAGACATCCGACGGAAGTGAAGGCAACGAAACAGCAACAGTAGCAACAAAGACCGAACGGGTGACAGGAAACGCGTACAAACAAATGAACGTGACAACAGGGCATGGCCGATTGGCAGTCGGCGGTAATGACGCTGGTCACAGCCGGACATGGCAACCACCCAatcgcaacagcaacaatactaAGAACAACAGCATCGATGGTGGTGGCAACATTTGGTCGGGGACTCGAGCAAATGAGGTCGCCAAGGCAGCAGCGGCCGTGGTGGCGGCAAAGGCAGCTGCCTCAGTAACGTCGACAAAGACGACGTCCATGTCGGCTGGTGCGTTACGCCCTGTACCGGCATTACGCCTCAAGCAACAGCACCATGTGCGCTTCTCGGACGAAAAGAATTTTTCCGATTAGTTTGTTACAGCGT
It contains:
- the LOC138859043 gene encoding mucin-22-like produces the protein MHEEDFTANKQAEKEDEVDVYAPAQPFCQQSMALQRLQFAHSASVASVASMSPATTPPLSSLSPTQAAATSTNVLNKKQKQQQQQQYHQSPIKSSSTSTAQPIISEPTVVAYQQQQQLLPYRQHAHRITHQQRQPQQSQAEQMISATGVSASAAAAYKRQQQKLRKLRELHSLALEGGDTARGYCSCDEQWTSSSPTTSGSPTLSCTEGHEKTSDGSEGNETATVATKTERVTGNAYKQMNVTTGHGRLAVGGNDAGHSRTWQPPNRNSNNTKNNSIDGGGNIWSGTRANEVAKAAAAVVAAKAAASVTSTKTTSMSAGALRPVPALRLKQQHHVRFSDEKNFSD